Part of the Caulifigura coniformis genome, CGCCAGGCCGACAAGTACAAAGTCCCGCGGATGTGCTTCATCAACAAGCTCGACCGCATCGGGGCCGATTTCGAACGCACTCTCGGCCAGATCGAGAATCGGCTGCACGGCAAGCCGGCCGTGCTCTACTACCCGATCGGATCGAGCAGCTCGTTTGAAGGCATCATCGACCTCTTCGAACGCAAGGCGCTCTATTTCGATAGTGCTTCGCTCGGCCGCAACATCACGGTGAAGGAGATTCCGGAGGACTACGTCGACCTGGCCGAAGAATGGCGGACGAAGCTGATCGAATCCGTCGCGGAACACGACGAGGCCCTGATGGAGTCGTACCTGGCGGAAGAACCGGTGACGGCCGAAGCGTTCCAGGCGGCGCTCCGCAAGGCGACGATCGATCGCCAGCTGCAGCCGATCTTCTGCGGCACCTCGCTGCACTACGTTGGCGTGCAGCCCGTCCTCGACGGCGTCGGACTGTACCTGCCGAGCCCGCTCGATCGTCCCGCAATCTCGGGCGAACATCCGAATCCGAAGAAGGGGGCCGACCCCCACGACACGCGGAAGACCGATCCCAAGGAGCCGTTCTGCGGCCTGGTGTTCAAGATCGTCGCGGATAAACATGCCGACCTCTGCTTCGTCCGCGTCTACTCGGGCGTTCTGAAGTCCGGCTCACGGCCGCTGAACCCCCGTACGGGAAAGAAGGAGTTCGCCAGTCAGCTGTGGCACGTCCAGGCCGATCAGCGCGAGAAGCTCGAGACGGATCAGGTCGAAGCGGGCGACATTGTCGGCGTCATCGGCCCCAAGGACGTCGTCACGGGCGACACCCTCTGCGAAGCCAATCATCCGATCCTGCTCGAGCGGATCACCTTCCCGGAAACCGTCATTTCGATGTCAGTCGAGCCGGAGACCAGCGCCGACCGCAAGAAGCTGGAAGACGCGCTCACCCGCCTCGGGCGGCAGGACCCGACGTTCAAGGCCAAGATCAGCGAAGAGACGGGCCAGACGATCATCAGCGGCATGGGCGAACTGCACCTGGAAGTGCTCCGCAAGCGCATGCTGCGGGACTACAACCTCAACGTTCGCGTCCACAAGCCGCGCGTCTCGTATCGTGAGACCGTTCGCAAGAAGGTCGTCGCGACCGGCGAATACACGCGGACCGTCGGCGGGGAAACGATCTACGCTGGCGTCACGCTGCAGGTCGAACCCTACAGCGGCGACGAGCCGGTGGCTGTGAAGAGCGCGCTCAAGCCGGACGACCTGCCGCAGGAACTGGTCCGTCCGTTGATCCAGGCGGTGCAGGACAGCGCCCAGTCGGGCGGCATGGTCGGCTACCCGCTGATGCACGTCCTCTTCACGATCAAGTCGGTCGACTACAAGGAAACGCAGACGACCGAAGACGCCCTCCGCGCCGCCGCGGCAATGGCCGTGCAGAACGCCCTGCGCGACGGCGACCTGGCCCTGCTCGAGCCGGTGATGAAGCTCGAAGTGGTCACCCCCCCCGAGTTCGTGGGGAACATCCAGGCCGATCTCAACATCCGCCACGCCCGCATCGTCGGCCAGGAACCGCGCGGCCACCTGACGGTGCTCGACGCCGAAGCCCCGCTGGCCAACATGTTCGGCTACAGCACCCACGTCCGCAGCCTGAGCCAGGGCCGGGCCAGCTACAGCATGGAGCCGCTCAAATACGACTTCGCGCCCGATTCGGTGCTGAAAGAAATGCTGGGGTAGGTCACTCACGAGGGCGTCAAATGCGCGTGCCGATCGATGTCGTTAAGGCAATCTCGAATGGATTGGATCTAGGATTCCATTGCACCGACGATGGAACAGTGTTGGACGGGTTCTACCGTGGATCTGGCGCTTATCCTCCACCCGGGTATCTCCCGTGGAACGCCTTTCAGATCGGCAATGGAGACACCTATGGATTCTATTGGCCGATCGGACTTGAGCACGAGAATCCGCTCGTCTGCACGATCGCACATGACAGTTGGGAGTTCTGGCCAGTTGCCTCGTCGCTGAGGGCGTTCATTACGTTGGAATTGGCGTCGCGGGACCAGGACTCGAACTGGGAGTTCCTCGAGGCCGCAGAGATTTGCGGCATCGACGCGGACACAGTCACTCAATCGTCAGACGATGAGTCGGCGTCCGAGGTCCGCACAAACACGATGTCTGCAGAGGATCAACTTCTGATC contains:
- the fusA gene encoding elongation factor G encodes the protein MPTPIDKLRNIGIVAHIDAGKTTTTERILYYTGASHKMGDVDDGNTTTDFDPEEAARGITIYSAAVSCRWKDYTINLIDTPGHVDFTAEVERSLRVLDGAVVVFSAVEGVEAQSETVWRQADKYKVPRMCFINKLDRIGADFERTLGQIENRLHGKPAVLYYPIGSSSSFEGIIDLFERKALYFDSASLGRNITVKEIPEDYVDLAEEWRTKLIESVAEHDEALMESYLAEEPVTAEAFQAALRKATIDRQLQPIFCGTSLHYVGVQPVLDGVGLYLPSPLDRPAISGEHPNPKKGADPHDTRKTDPKEPFCGLVFKIVADKHADLCFVRVYSGVLKSGSRPLNPRTGKKEFASQLWHVQADQREKLETDQVEAGDIVGVIGPKDVVTGDTLCEANHPILLERITFPETVISMSVEPETSADRKKLEDALTRLGRQDPTFKAKISEETGQTIISGMGELHLEVLRKRMLRDYNLNVRVHKPRVSYRETVRKKVVATGEYTRTVGGETIYAGVTLQVEPYSGDEPVAVKSALKPDDLPQELVRPLIQAVQDSAQSGGMVGYPLMHVLFTIKSVDYKETQTTEDALRAAAAMAVQNALRDGDLALLEPVMKLEVVTPPEFVGNIQADLNIRHARIVGQEPRGHLTVLDAEAPLANMFGYSTHVRSLSQGRASYSMEPLKYDFAPDSVLKEMLG